One Campylobacter pinnipediorum subsp. caledonicus genomic window carries:
- a CDS encoding autotransporter outer membrane beta-barrel domain-containing protein, with amino-acid sequence MKISKIVSASILSIAVSSSAFGAENVTPKEEIENALNKGEITAKKITEKNIEAAKLIAENKKIELKLAKEKLAAINAGEEATEKKIEALEDKVSEVIESVLAAKEAAKKAIIIALEEEQKAVTQEQKAAAKAKKEAAIKVVEDTDELLAEAEAEVYIAKEAAEAAKAEDVATPEKKAEAIEKAKKEIETKSKQVDVLQDALAETNVNTAKAVNELKEKEKTLKEKETEYKNATEAQKAEKLKALNDAKKEVAEAKEEVGEANADRAKRATRKLDNTNKSIAESLGDISADNEVLNKLFLDGNTKKEDIVNIVKNVTSSVTTSVDSMAKISNVDIVKFNTDLSTSTRLASLSNPFNADLALASAIRHLKDDSFASSDDMALSNVVREYTDRFNYDNNLWGSVLGGKTSVKNGASPKIFGVTLGYDKRFDNMIVGATTTYTQTKADKSDVELKGKNIQLGLYTRGYFDENEVDARINFNFGDNKVKRTTSIGKTDGKFDSFATSFDLTYGRIYQLDNDVMIKPLGGVGYTYLKTKSFTEKGEGALSYNSITTKVANLKAGVELRKYVESGKYFYVTPGVEREIFKNVKDPIVKFIGADNGIKLVGDDKKNTYFTLQTGANFNITDSLSTNINFGTKLGSKNKFYNGTIGVNYKF; translated from the coding sequence ATGAAAATTTCAAAGATTGTAAGTGCATCTATACTTAGTATTGCTGTAAGCAGTTCCGCTTTTGGTGCTGAAAATGTAACACCAAAAGAGGAAATAGAAAATGCATTAAATAAAGGAGAAATAACAGCTAAAAAAATAACAGAAAAAAATATAGAAGCAGCCAAACTAATAGCTGAAAATAAAAAAATTGAACTTAAATTGGCAAAAGAAAAGCTAGCAGCTATAAATGCAGGTGAAGAAGCTACTGAAAAAAAAATAGAAGCATTAGAGGATAAAGTATCAGAAGTAATAGAATCAGTATTAGCAGCAAAAGAAGCAGCAAAAAAAGCAATAATTATAGCATTAGAAGAAGAACAAAAAGCTGTAACACAAGAACAAAAAGCAGCAGCAAAAGCCAAAAAAGAAGCAGCAATAAAAGTAGTAGAGGATACAGATGAGCTATTGGCTGAAGCTGAAGCTGAAGTCTACATAGCAAAAGAAGCAGCAGAGGCAGCTAAAGCAGAAGATGTAGCAACACCAGAAAAAAAAGCAGAAGCAATTGAAAAAGCTAAAAAAGAAATAGAAACTAAATCTAAACAAGTAGATGTATTGCAAGATGCTTTAGCGGAAACTAATGTTAATACAGCTAAAGCTGTTAATGAGCTAAAAGAAAAAGAAAAAACGCTAAAAGAAAAAGAAACAGAATATAAAAATGCTACCGAAGCACAAAAAGCTGAGAAACTAAAAGCACTTAATGATGCCAAAAAAGAAGTAGCAGAAGCTAAAGAAGAAGTAGGTGAAGCTAATGCTGATCGTGCTAAACGTGCAACTAGAAAGCTAGATAATACAAATAAAAGTATAGCAGAGTCTTTAGGTGATATATCAGCAGATAATGAAGTGTTAAATAAACTATTCTTAGATGGCAATACTAAAAAAGAAGATATTGTTAATATAGTTAAAAATGTAACAAGCTCTGTAACAACATCAGTTGATTCAATGGCTAAAATATCTAATGTAGATATCGTTAAGTTTAATACAGATCTTTCAACCTCTACAAGACTTGCAAGTCTAAGCAACCCATTCAATGCTGATTTAGCATTAGCAAGCGCTATCAGACATTTAAAAGATGATAGCTTTGCAAGTAGTGATGATATGGCATTAAGCAACGTAGTAAGAGAATACACAGATAGATTTAACTATGACAATAACCTATGGGGAAGTGTCTTAGGTGGTAAGACAAGTGTTAAAAATGGTGCAAGTCCAAAAATCTTTGGTGTAACTCTTGGTTATGATAAGAGATTTGATAATATGATAGTTGGTGCAACTACAACTTATACTCAAACAAAAGCAGACAAAAGTGATGTTGAGTTAAAAGGTAAAAATATCCAATTAGGTCTTTATACAAGAGGATACTTTGATGAGAATGAAGTAGATGCAAGAATCAACTTTAACTTTGGAGATAACAAGGTAAAAAGAACAACTAGTATAGGTAAAACTGATGGTAAGTTTGATTCATTTGCAACATCTTTTGATCTAACTTATGGTCGCATATATCAGTTAGACAATGATGTAATGATTAAACCACTTGGTGGTGTTGGATATACATATCTAAAAACAAAATCATTTACTGAAAAAGGCGAGGGTGCTTTATCATATAACTCTATAACAACAAAAGTAGCTAACTTAAAAGCTGGTGTTGAGTTAAGAAAATATGTTGAATCTGGTAAATACTTCTATGTAACTCCTGGTGTAGAAAGAGAGATATTTAAAAACGTTAAAGATCCTATAGTTAAATTTATAGGAGCAGATAATGGCATTAAACTAGTAGGTGATGATAAGAAAAATACTTACTTTACTTTACAAACAGGTGCTAATTTTAACATAACAGATAGCTTAAGCACAAATATAAACTTTGGAACAAAACTAGGTTCTAAAAACAAATTCTATAACGGAACTATAGGTGTTAACTATAAGTTTTAA